A stretch of DNA from Parvularcula bermudensis HTCC2503:
GGCCGTAGTCAAACCCTAAGGTCTCGACAACGCGATAGCGTCCGAGGGCCCAGGCAAGGCATGTCGCACTATCCTGTCCCCCCGACAAAAGGACGAGGGCCCCAGCGTCGACGGGCTTAATGGCGGGGCGATCGGCGTTTTTTGTCTTCATAAGCGCGTAGGAATTTCTATCTATGATTGCATTGCCGAGCGTCGCTCTCCCGCCCAGGACCCTAGAGTTTCCAATGGTCCACTGCGTTCGGCAAGCGATGTGTCAGCGTCGCCGTGCCCCGCCACTGCCCCTGGCGGGGCACATGACGCGGCGGGAGGCAGACTATCCCTCAAATCCCATCTCTTTCGGTAGCGTCCCCCCTGCCCCGCCAATCTTCCGACAGAGAGGTCGACTCCTTAGGGCGCCATTGGGTGGTGATGGTCTTCGTCGACCCCTTCCCCCTGATGATCATGGTCTGGATCGGAGAGGTGGCTGTGATCGGGGTGAACAAAGATCGCCAGAACGACGGCAAGGCCGATCCCCAAGAGATAACTGAGCAACAGGCGCCACCTTACCCCCTCCACCAGATGCCCTGGAAGATGGGTGGCCCCGACATAGAGAAGCGCGCCCGCGGCAATGGCGAGCAATTGGGCAAAGGCATTGGGGCTGATGGCATTGAGCAGGGGTTGGGACAACAGGGCCCCCATTGGCGTCGTGAGCGCCGCCCCGATAAAGGTGGCGATGAACGCTGTACGCGTCGAGATGCCTGCGACCTTGAGCAGGGAGAATAAGATCACCGCTTCGGCAAATTCATGGGTGATCAAGCCAAGGGACGCGATCGTGCCGAGGATGACATCATGGTCGAACAGAACGCCGTACTCGAACCCATCGATAAAGGAATGAAAACTGACGGCGATCAGGGGCGCCGCCACCGCCCCCTGACTCTGGCGCAATAAGGCATTGAGGCTGAACAGGAACAAATAGCCGAGGAGCGCGAAATAAGGGGCGCTGGGCGTACGCTCGATGGCTTCGGGCAGTAGCAATAGCGCGCTGGTGA
This window harbors:
- a CDS encoding ZIP family metal transporter; its protein translation is MGIVLPTIAPAVWASLAAALVATLGLAVVSVSGGWADRNRNYFAGFAAGVLVTSALLLLPEAIERTPSAPYFALLGYLFLFSLNALLRQSQGAVAAPLIAVSFHSFIDGFEYGVLFDHDVILGTIASLGLITHEFAEAVILFSLLKVAGISTRTAFIATFIGAALTTPMGALLSQPLLNAISPNAFAQLLAIAAGALLYVGATHLPGHLVEGVRWRLLLSYLLGIGLAVVLAIFVHPDHSHLSDPDHDHQGEGVDEDHHHPMAP